The Enterococcus sp. 7F3_DIV0205 genome has a window encoding:
- a CDS encoding BsaA family SipW-dependent biofilm matrix protein, giving the protein MNKNRKKKVLALASGFALAAIAAATFAWFASEDQKTNHFEGQIATGKDIEVVETFEPPTEWDPGSEVNKDVAIANIGKYKTLIRVSLTESLQLLKDYQAKPTTGAELEGKTSKEVYVLPGTDAPTGFTDSTFDTAGAPKITVAAGDFAGTYTLKVKEKAETVGTKTTYTYRYAFEKGGVLYYASGIDGFIRNASNQIKVKSGTPTLSYVSLEYKAADEKEWTKAPVYAPTFTPDGTLVWNAPAATGTGNIQISFNNITTDPKVADKWYFNAADGYFYYTSVLNPGVNTTQLMDAVKLLGTAGNEYSKLIYDLTVKGQGIAAYKDAVDDWLPTGVNDSLAEALKALVPAK; this is encoded by the coding sequence ATGAATAAAAACAGAAAGAAAAAAGTCCTTGCGTTAGCAAGTGGATTTGCACTTGCTGCTATTGCTGCGGCAACGTTTGCTTGGTTTGCTAGTGAAGACCAAAAAACCAACCACTTTGAAGGACAAATTGCAACTGGAAAAGACATTGAAGTGGTGGAAACATTTGAACCGCCAACCGAATGGGATCCAGGTTCAGAAGTAAATAAAGATGTGGCGATTGCCAATATTGGTAAATACAAAACATTGATTCGTGTTTCTTTAACTGAATCATTGCAACTTTTGAAAGATTATCAAGCAAAACCAACTACTGGTGCTGAGCTTGAAGGAAAAACAAGTAAGGAAGTTTATGTATTGCCAGGAACGGATGCGCCGACTGGATTCACAGATTCTACTTTTGACACTGCTGGTGCACCAAAAATAACAGTAGCAGCGGGTGACTTTGCTGGAACATATACCTTGAAAGTTAAAGAAAAAGCGGAAACAGTGGGAACAAAAACGACTTATACGTATCGTTATGCGTTTGAAAAAGGCGGCGTGCTATATTATGCCAGCGGTATTGACGGATTTATTCGTAACGCATCAAATCAAATCAAAGTGAAATCAGGTACACCAACGCTTAGCTATGTATCACTAGAATACAAAGCAGCGGATGAAAAAGAATGGACGAAAGCACCAGTTTATGCGCCTACATTCACGCCAGATGGAACGTTGGTTTGGAATGCACCTGCTGCAACAGGAACTGGTAATATCCAAATTTCATTCAACAATATTACGACAGATCCTAAAGTTGCTGACAAATGGTATTTCAATGCAGCGGATGGTTACTTCTATTATACAAGTGTTCTAAATCCAGGTGTGAATACAACACAATTGATGGATGCAGTTAAATTACTAGGAACAGCAGGTAATGAGTACAGTAAATTGATCTATGACCTAACTGTAAAAGGTCAAGGAATTGCAGCTTATAAAGATGCTGTGGATGATTGGTTACCAACAGGTGTCAATGATTCTTTAGCAGAAGCTTTGAAAGCATTAGTACCTGCTAAATAA